A region from the Kribbella shirazensis genome encodes:
- a CDS encoding ArsR/SmtB family transcription factor, with protein sequence MARYQLEPGDYGLVRFAVSPLTELGNSLRALRAPASYPLQAPWYAAACRVRDQLPLDVLSGLIGPNFDTPDLFNPRVGVPLTIDAQLAYLRDQDLRALGADIEFAVGGIPRRLGSSGRSFGDRLADALAAYWQLAFEPHWPRMRATLEADVAHRARSLAAEGVIATLNGCGPGVRAESTTITAHILGHAHDDLTLYTRGRPMFVVPSLFTLSSSTPLADSDPMVVYRSIGQRSMWLDTSGLEAGAGLLSAHRLRYLRALGSGQSTTALATRFGVSPSAANQSLRALAAQGLVRARRSGRSVIYERTALGDQLADLRT encoded by the coding sequence GTGGCGCGCTATCAGCTGGAGCCGGGCGACTACGGACTCGTGCGCTTCGCGGTCTCGCCACTCACCGAGCTCGGCAACTCGTTGCGCGCGCTGCGAGCGCCGGCCAGCTATCCGCTCCAGGCTCCTTGGTACGCCGCGGCGTGCCGGGTTCGCGACCAACTGCCGCTCGACGTGCTGAGCGGGCTGATCGGGCCGAACTTCGACACCCCGGACTTGTTCAACCCACGCGTCGGCGTGCCGCTGACCATCGACGCGCAACTCGCCTACCTGCGCGACCAGGATCTGCGGGCGCTCGGCGCGGACATCGAGTTCGCGGTCGGCGGGATTCCGCGCAGGCTCGGGTCGAGTGGCCGGTCGTTCGGCGACCGGCTGGCGGACGCCTTGGCGGCGTACTGGCAGCTCGCCTTCGAGCCGCACTGGCCGCGGATGCGCGCAACCCTCGAGGCCGACGTCGCGCACCGCGCCCGCTCGCTGGCGGCCGAGGGCGTGATCGCCACGCTGAACGGCTGCGGCCCGGGTGTCCGCGCGGAATCGACGACGATCACCGCGCACATCCTGGGGCACGCGCACGACGACCTTACCCTGTACACGCGAGGGCGGCCGATGTTCGTCGTACCTTCGCTGTTCACGTTGAGCAGCTCGACACCTCTGGCGGACTCCGACCCGATGGTCGTGTACCGGTCGATCGGCCAGCGCTCCATGTGGCTCGACACCAGCGGCCTCGAGGCCGGCGCAGGCCTCCTCAGCGCCCACCGCCTGCGCTACCTCCGCGCTCTCGGCTCCGGCCAGTCGACGACCGCCCTGGCGACGAGATTCGGCGTCTCCCCATCAGCCGCGAACCAGTCCCTCCGTGCGCTGGCTGCCCAGGGCCTGGTCCGTGCCCGGCGCAGCGGCAGATCCGTGATCTACGAACG
- a CDS encoding RDD family protein, with translation MIYEQDRLNSLDQVREQLKPMLGESVTKRVKAYKDGTLYVESTMSAALGAWLVDSVLVNGTAIALGVLYYAGSTDPNKAAGSFVIALSLFVVLPLLYGWFYGNGRGVGALLTDTRLVRARDGSRVGLAKAGWAMLIRTLLIPLALLGALGGGGSVDAGGVRVSIDVPATARLRMTAFQRVP, from the coding sequence GTGATCTACGAACAGGACCGCCTGAACTCCTTGGACCAGGTCCGGGAACAGCTGAAGCCGATGCTCGGTGAGAGCGTGACCAAGCGCGTCAAGGCGTACAAGGACGGCACGTTGTACGTCGAGTCGACGATGTCAGCGGCCCTCGGAGCCTGGCTCGTCGACAGCGTCCTGGTGAACGGTACGGCGATTGCGCTCGGCGTGCTGTACTACGCCGGCTCGACCGACCCGAACAAGGCCGCCGGGTCCTTCGTGATCGCGCTTTCGCTCTTCGTCGTCCTGCCGCTGTTGTACGGGTGGTTCTACGGCAACGGCCGTGGTGTGGGGGCGCTGCTCACCGACACGCGCCTGGTGCGGGCGCGAGACGGAAGCCGTGTAGGTCTCGCCAAGGCCGGCTGGGCGATGTTGATCCGCACTCTGCTGATCCCACTCGCGCTCCTGGGTGCGCTCGGGGGCGGCGGCTCCGTGGACGCGGGAGGAGTCCGGGTCAGCATCGACGTACCGGCCACAGCTCGTCTGAGGATGACAGCCTTCCAGCGAGTCCCGTAA